In the genome of Planctomyces sp. SH-PL62, the window GCGGGACGGGGCCGGGCTCGTCGCCGGGGGACTCCGTGGGCTCGTGCTGGATGACGCTGGCGATGCTGATCCCCTTGTCGCCCAGGGCCTGGGCGATGGCCGCGATGACGCCGGGGCGGTCGGCGATCAGGAAGCGGAGGTAGTTGCGGCGGCGGAACCGGCTCTCCGGCAGGAGGGTGGCGGGGGGGCGTCGGCCGACCAGAAGTCCAGGATGCGCGAGGTCAGGATCGCGCGGCCGGCGACGACGTCGATCAGGTCGCCGACGACGGCCGACGCGGTGGGCATCATGCCGGCGCCCCGGCCGTAGAAGAGGGTGTCGCCCACGGCGTCGCCGACGGCCCGGATCGCGTTGTAAGGCCCGTGGACCTGGGCGAGCGGGGCGTCCCGGCGGACCAGCGTCGGGGCGACCCGCAGCTCCAGGCCGCCGTCGACCAGGCTGGCGTGGGCCAGGAGCTTGATCGTATAGCCCAGCTCGCGGGCGTAGGTCAGGTCGGCCAGCTCCAGGCGGTCGATCCCCTCGCGGGGGATGTCGGCCGTCTTGACGTTCGCCCCGAAGGCCAGCTGCGCCAGGATGGCGAGCTTGTGGGCGGTGTCGGTGCCGTCGACGTCGAGGGTGGGGTCGGCCTCGGCGTAGCCGAGCGCCTGGGCGTCGGCGAGGGCGTCGGCATAGGCCATCCCCTCGTGGGTCATCTGGGTCAGGATGTAGTTGCAGGTGCCGTTGAGGATGGCCGCCAGGCTCTGGATCTGGTTCGCCGCCAGGCCGACGTTGAGGGCGTTGACGATCGGCACGCCGCCGCCGGCGCTGGCCTCGAAGGCCACGGCGCGGTCGGCCGCACGGGCCGCCGCGAAGATCTCCGGGCCGTGCTCGGCCAGGAGCGCCTTGTTGGCCGTGACGACGTGCTTGCCGGCCCGGAGCGCCTCCAGGACGATCCGCCGCGCCGCGTCGACCCCGCCGATCAACTCGACGACGATCTCGACGTCCGGGTCGTCGATCACCCGACGGACGTCGTCGATGATTCGCACGCCCTCGAAATCGGCCTCGCGCCGCTTCGAGAGGTCGCGGACGACGGCCCACTTGCAGT includes:
- a CDS encoding homoserine dehydrogenase → MQQVSVGLVGLGTVGAGVARLLTQQADRIARRAGRRIDCKWAVVRDLSKRREADFEGVRIIDDVRRVIDDPDVEIVVELIGGVDAARRIVLEALRAGKHVVTANKALLAEHGPEIFAAARAADRAVAFEASAGGGVPIVNALNVGLAANQIQSLAAILNGTCNYILTQMTHEGMAYADALADAQALGYAEADPTLDVDGTDTAHKLAILAQLAFGANVKTADIPREGIDRLELADLTYARELGYTIKLLAHASLVDGGLELRVAPTLVRRDAPLAQVHGPYNAIRAVGDAVGDTLFYGRGAGMMPTASAVVGDLIDVVAGRAILTSRILDFWSADAPPPPSCRRAGSAAATTSAS